A region of the Pseudomonadota bacterium genome:
GTCTCAAAAGAGAAAAAACCGACCGCTCCGCCGTAAAAATCAGGCAATCCGGCCACCGGAGCGGGGCGCATCAGTTGCATCAGGCGGGCCAGTTCCGGCAGAGGATCGACCGTGATCAGCCGCTGCCGCAGCGCCCCCCTGACGATCTCGATTTCGCCCCGGCGCTGGCAAAAAAGCAGGGCCGGCCGATAACCGATAAAACTGTAACGCCCCCAGCGCTCTCCACCCTCCAGACTTTCCAGGAGAAAGGAAAAATCTTCCGCTGCGGCCAGCTTGTAATAGAGGGTCAGCGGGGTATCGAGATCAGCGACAATCTCGCGGCAAACCGGGATATAGAGATAATGTTCCGTCAGCTGGGAAAACTCGCTGAATTCCGGAAAAATCTTTTCGCTCATGGCAAACCTCGTTCAGAGCCTTGCGGCCCGAAAAAAACAAAAAAGGGCTGCGGAAAGCATCCAAGCCTTGCCGCAGCCCTTAAAGATCGGTTCAAAGGTCAATCCCTGTTACCCTAAACCCATCCCTTGCCGAGGTAGCCCGGATGCAACAATTGTGCATGGCCACCACCAGCCCCAAACAAGATTATGGTTGAGAGTCATCTTCATAGGCGCTCATTAACCTGTCAGGCGCGACCATGTCAAGTTCTTTTCAAAAAAACCGGCACCGATTTCGTCATTTTTTAGTTTTGAGGGCACGTAAGCTGGTTTTCCGTAACCTTCTTCGCGAAAGTTCGTCGTTTTTCCGAGCCCAGGAAGCACCATAACATTGCGGTTGTCTGAGCGCGGTCGCGAAAGTGCGGCCATTCGGGCGCGATGAGCGCTGGAAAGATAAACCATGATCAGCTTTTATGCCTGACCTTCGCCCCGGATTTTCCCGGTTTTTGTTGACGACCGCTGACTTTTTCCAGTTCCTGCCGCTGCCGGCGACGTTCACTGCTGCCGAAGGGAACATGAAGGGGCCGCCGCGTGTCGCGATCGAGACCGCTGAAATACATGGCGGTGGAGATCGTGCCCGGCGTCGGGGTAAAATCCTGAAACTGTCGCGCCCGAAGGCCGCAGTTCACCAGACTGCGGGCGAGCCGTTCCATTTTGGCGACCGTCGAGCCGGGATGCGAGGCTATCAGGTAGGGAGAAAATTCAACCGCGACCCCGAGTGCTTTGGCCTGACCACGACACTCAAGCAGAAAATCCTCCAGCTCCAGGCCGTCATTTTTATGCATCAGGCGCAACAGTTCCGGGTCGTTGTGCTCCGGAGCGATCTTCATGACTCCGGGCAGATGGCGGGCGATAAGCCGACGCAGCAATTTCGGGGTGCGACGCAGCAGGGCAAGGCGCAGACCGGAGGAGATCAGCACCTTCTTGACGGACCCGATCCTTTCAACCCGGTCCAGGAGCTTGAGAAAAGCCCTCTCATCAATCGCCAGATTGGAACAGGGCCGCGGGTAGAGACAGTCAATCTGCGGACAGGGTTCAGCTCGACGGCAGGAAGTTCCGTAAAGATTAGCCGTGGGACCGCCCAGGTCACTGATTATCCCGGAAAAGTCAGCTTGGCGCGCAAGTTTTTCGGCCTCTCGAACAATCGACGCTTGACTGCGGCTGACTACCCTCGCCCCCTGATGCCGGGTCAGAGCACAAAAGGAACAGTTGCCGCTGCAACCCCGAACAATGGTCAGAGAATCCTTGATCATGGTCCAGGCCGGCACCTGACCCGCATCCGGATGCGGACGCCTGGTGTAGGGGAGTTCATAAACCCGGTCCAGCTCGGCCGGGATTAAAGACTCGGCGGCGGGATTCTGCCAGAGCCAACCGCTTTTCTGCTCCTGCACAAGCACTTCCCGAGCTGGCCCGCTCCGCCGGGCGACCTGGTCGATCAACAACTCGGCATAAAGAAAATTTCCCCGGTCGGCGACCATCTCGGTCCAACCCGGCAGTCGCATCACCTTTGCGTTTACCTCCCGGTCCTGAATCTGGCTCGGGCGCAAAACCTCACAGGTTCCGGCAATGCCGGCCAGATCCTGCCCGACGGCCAGGCGGCGGGCGCTTTCCAGGATTGCCCGCTCCCCCATGCCATACACCAGAAGATCGGCCTTGGCGTCGGCCAGAATCGAGGTTCTGAGTTTTTCCTGACGGTAATCATAATGGATAAAACGCCGCAGCGAGGCCTCCAGCCCTCCGAGTATCAGAGGCACCCCGGGGAAAGCGGCCCGGGCCAGATTGGCGTAGAGCAGCGTCGCCCGATCCGGACGCCGGCGGTTGGTTCTGCCCTTCGCCCCGGGAAAATAAGGGTCGCCGGCGGGAGAAAACGGATCATCGTCACGGATTTTTCCGTTGCCGCTGTAATTAGCGACGATAGAATCAAGATTGCCGGCCGTAATCCCGAAAAAAAGCCGGGGCCGTCCGAAGATTTTAAACCCTTCGGAACCCTTACGATAATCGGGCTGGGCCAAAATCGCCACCCGAAAGCCATGGGCCTCAAGCCAGCGTCCGATAACGGCAACCCCGAAAGCGGGATGGTCGACATAGGCGTCACCGCTGACCAGAACGATATCGATCTCCGACCAACCCCGCCGCGAGCAAGCGGCGGGGTTGGTCGGTAAAAAGTCGCTTATTTTGAATATCGGCACAGCTTCCTCAAAAAAACTTCTGGAGATTTACGGCCAAGTCACCTATAGAGACATGGGATAAAGGGGTTAAACGACTCCGCTTTTTAAACTCTCACAGTTCATTTTCGGTTTGCAGAAACCGGAAATGAACTCAAGCAAGTACCTCTTTGCAAACCGAGCAAACCGTCGTTGGATAGTCGAGCGGCGGGGTTCATCCCCGCGCTGGAAAAGGCTTCATAATCTTTGCGACAAGGAAAAGCCAAGCCATGAGCCTGCCTGAAAGCGGCCGCACCAGGCTGATCGAAATCCCGGAAGAACTCGAAGAGATTTGCGACCGCATTCGTCGCCACGGCCGGGTTGCCATCGATACCGAATTCTTCTGGGAAAGAACCTTTTATCCCCAGCTGGGACTGGTCCAGCTGGCTCTGCATGAAAAACAGGCCTGGCTGATCGATATTCCGGCCCTGAATAACCGGCTGGCACCACTGGGGCGGATTCTGGCGGACCCCACCATCGAAAAGATTATTCATGACGCCCGCCAGGACCTGACCATTCTCAAAAACCAGACCGGCAGCTACCCGCGTAATATTTTCGATACTAGGCTGGCCTGTGGTTTTATCGGCCCTTCGGCCAATTATTCTCTTTTCGAACTCTGCCGCACCTTTGCCGACCGCAATCTGAGCAAGGAGGAAACCCGCAGCAATTGGCTGCAGCGCCCCCTAAACCCCGAACAATGTCAGTATGCCCTTGAGGACGTTATCTTCCTGCCGCGAATCAGAACGGCTATCAAGCAAAAAGCCGAGCTGCTGGAACGCTGGGCCTGGATCGACGAGGAGATGAAACTCTATGATCGACCGGAACTTTATGACGACCCGCCTTTTGACCAGGTTTTCACCAAGGTCAAAGGCTGCCGTCGGCTATCCGGCAAGGAACTGGCCCTGTTGCGGGAGCTGGCGGCCTGGCGGGAGAAGGAAGCCCGGCGGCGGGACCTGCCGCGGCGCCATGTTCTTTCCGATGAAATGCTGGTCAATCTGGCGATTCGGCAACCACAAACCCTCGCCAGCCTCAAAAACAACTGCGACCTTCCGGCCCGAAGCGGACAACGGCACGGTCAGGCCCTGCTGGAGGCGATCAAAAAAGGCCTGCAGACTCCGGCCGAGCTCTGGCCCCAGCCCGCAAACGAGCGGCAGAAAAAAACCGCGCGCGCGCCCTACCGCAAAATTTCTGATTTCATTCTTGAACTGGGCCGCGAGCACAACCTCGATCCCGGACTGCTGGCCAATCGCCAGCAAATCGAAGACCTGATTGAAACCCGGGGCAGCGACCCCAAGCGGCATCCTCTGTTACAAGGCTGGCGCCATGAGTTTGCCGGCAGGAGAATCATCGCGGATTTTCTGAGCTGAACCCCGGCAACCATGACCTCGCAGGCGCCGCGGACGCGACGATCCGGAAACCTCAGGGGAAATATATTTTTTTCAGCTTTGCCCCCATAATCCCCGCCAGAGTCCTTTAAAATCCTCGATAATGATGTAGAGAGCCGGAACCATGACAAGTAAGATAGCGGTTGAAAAAAGGATGCCGAAGCCCAGGGAGATCGCCATGGGAATCAGAAAGCGGGCCTGCCTGGAGGTTTCAAAAATCATCGGCATCAAGCCCAGAAAGGTCGTCAGCGTGGTCAGAAGAATCGGCCGAAAACGCTGGGTTCCGGCATTGATGATCGCGGCATAAGGGGTTGCACCGTCACGCACCTGACGATTGGCGAAGTCGATCAGCACCAGGGCGTCGTTAACCACGACCCCCGAAAGCGCGACGATGCCGAACATACTCAGCAAGCTTAAACCATAGCCCATCAGGAGGTGGCCGACAATCGCCCCGACAATGCCGAAAGGAATGCTGATCATGATAATCAGAGGCTGAATATAGCTGCGAAAAGGAATGGCCAGAAGAAAATAAATCACCATCAGAGCCAGGATCATACCCTGCCCGAGGGCCGCCATACTCTCCATGCGATCCGCCTGCTTGCCGGCGAAATCATAGTTTAAACCATGATATTTCTGCTGCAAAAGCGGCAGGACTTCCTTTTTCAGAGCCGCCCCCACCATATCCGCCTTACTTTGCGGGGTCACCTCACAAGTGACATTGACGATCCGACGTCCATCCAGGCGCTCAATGCTGGTATAGGCCTTTCCCCGCCTAACATTAACCACATCCAGCAGCGGCACCTTGATCCCTTTCGGGGTTGTGACCAGCATCTCCTCCAGATAATATTCAGCTTCTCTTTCAATCTCCGGATGACGAACCATGATCTTGATCTCATTGCGGCCGCGCAGCTGGCGAAAAACCTCATACCCGTAGTAGGCGTTGCGAATCTGGCGGGCGACCTCGGCCGGCTGCAGGCCGAGCTGGTAACCGGCGCTCTTCAGGGTAAGATCGAACTGATCCTTGCCCGGGGTAAAACCGTCGTCGATATCCGAAACCAGGGGATACGAGGCCAGGGCTTGCGCCAGTTCGGCACTGGCCGAGGCCAGCACCTCAGTGTCCCGATGCTGCAATTCCACAGTCAGAGCCGCGCTGGAACCCGGCCCCCCCCGGTCGGACTGAAACTGCAGGGTCTCGACCCCGGCCAGACCGCCGACCTGACGGCGCCAGCGCTCAGTGAAAGCGCCGGTATTGACCGGCCTGATTTCCGGGGCCGTCATATGGACCTGTACCCAGGAGGTATGACGATCAATATAGGAAAGAATGCCCTTGAGCTGTTGGTCCCGCCCGATTTCATCCAGCAGGCTCTCGGCGGAAGCAGTCAGCCGGCGGCTGACGGCCAGAGTTTCGGCCACCGGCACGCCGACCGGCAAGGTGGCCGAGGCATAGGCATAATCGGATTCTACCTTGGGAAAGAGCGTCATACCCATACGTCCGCTGGCGACATAGGCCACCGTCACCGCCAGAATCAGAATTCCGACGCTCATACTGACATAGCGAAACCGCAATGAAAAGGAAAGCGACGGAGCGTAGAGATTGCGGATCAGGGCGGCGATCGCCAGGGAAACCTTCTGCTGCTGTCGACTGAGAAAAACCATGATCGGATTTCTCAGCTCTCGCTGATGACCGAGATGGGCCGGCAGCACAAAAAGGGCTTCAATCAGGGAGATAAGAAAGACCGCGGCCACGACCACCGGAATATGGCGAAAGATCTTACCCAAGACTCCGGGCACGAAATAGAGCGGCATGAAGGTGACGATATTGGTGAGAATACTGAAGGTCACCGGCACCGCCACCTCTTTGCCCCCCTTGATCGCCGCGGCCAGCGAGCCTAAACCCGCCTGTTTGTAGCTGTATACGTTTTCCCCGACGACAATGGCATCGTCAACCACGATCCCCAATGCGATGATAAAGGCGAAAAGCGAGACCATGTTGATACTGACCCCGAACAACGGAATCACCAGCAGCGAGCCGAGAAAGGAAATGGGAATACCCATGGTCACCCAGAAGGCCAGTCGGGCTTCCAAGAAAACCGCGAGCAGGATGAAAACCAGGGCCAGTCCGAAATAGCCGTTTCTCACGAGCAGATTGACACGCTGTCTGAAGACTTCGGAACGGTCGTCAACCGTATCCAGAAAAACGCCTTCCGGCATCATCCGGCGTAGTTTTTCCAATTGCCGGAAAACCGCGTCGGCGACCTGGATCGGAGTCTGGTTTCCGATTCTGAAAACATTGATTCCCAGAGCGGGCCGATCGTTATAAAAAAGAAATTTGTCGGTTTCTTCGAAGCCATCTCTGATTTCGGCGATTTCACCCAGGGTCACGCTACTCCCCCCGGCATTACTGATGATCGGAATCCGGGAAAATTCCTCGGCGTAATCCTTTCTTTCGGTCATCCGCACTAAAATATCGCCGCCCGCGGTCCGAATCGTGCCGCCCGGAATATCCTGCGCCGCGTTTTTAACCCGGGCCGCGACCTGGGCTAGGGTCAGGTTATAGGACTGCAGCACCTCCTGGGAAACCTCGATACTGAGTTCCATGGGACTTTCCCCCAGCAGCTCAACCTGGGTGATATCGGGATCATGCAACAACTGATCACGAATCATTTCAGTAACTTCGCGCAGAACCCGAGCTTCTCGCGGACCAGAAACCAACATCGTGATAACCTGCCGCTTATGGGAGGGAATGGTCACCAGGGGTTCTTCGGCATCCTCGGGAAAGGAATAGATGCGATCAACCTCGTTCTTGATATCAACGGCCAGCTGTTGCAGATCGGCATCGATCTGAGCCTCGATTCGAACCGTACCGCTGCCTTCATTGGCAATCGAATACACCTCCTTGATGCCGTCCAGATTCTGAATCGCCTCCTCGATCGGCAGAATAATCCCATCGGCGACCTCTTCCGGACTGGCGCCGGGATACAGCACCGAAACCACGACCTGGTCAAGGGTAAATTCGGGAAAAACCTCCTGCTTGATCCTGGTCCCCCAGAAAAAACCACCCACCAGGAGAAAAATCATCAACAGGTTGGCGGCCACCGAATTACCGGCCATCCAGCCGATCGGACCGCGGCCGAGGCGCAAACCGCCCCGCGGCGGTTTAGGGTCAGGGTTTTTCAGTCGAGTCATGCGCCGCCCCGGCCTCCTTCACTTTTCCCGCTTCATGATCGTCGGTTGCCGTCCGTGGCGGCCTGACCTTCAGCGGCATGCCGTCCAGCGGCGCCGCCAGTTTTGAAATGATCACCCGGTCTTCGGGCTGAAGCCCGGAACCGACAAAAACCTCGCGCAAGCCCCGCCAGACAATTTCAACCGGCTGAAAACGCAATTTATCCTCGCTGTCGGCCAGCATGAGAATATCATTTTCGGACAGCACCGAGCGCGGCAACCGGTAAACCCGATCAAGGGTCGCGCCCTTGATCACGGCCCTAACAAAACTGCCCAACAACAACGGAGAACGACCGTTTTTCAACCCCAGAGGATCGTCGACCGCGATCAGCAGGCGGGCCATCAGGCCATCCTTGTCGAGATCCGGCGCGAGCGCCACGATGCGCCCTGAATAGGGCAGCGGCTCACGGCCGTAGAGTTCAACCAAAGCTCCTTTTCGGTCTTGCGAGGGCAGCTCGAACCAGGCCAGTTTGGCGACCGGAACCGAAATTTCAGCCCAGAAAAGATCAATCGCCGCCAGGGTCGCAATCGGGGTCGAGGTCAGAATTTCAGATCCCAGATCAATACTTTCCTCGCGCACAACCAGATCGAAAGGCGCCCTGATCACCGTCCTGTCAAGATCGACCCGAGCCCGTTCCCGCAGCGTCCGCGCCGATTTCACCTGGGCTTCGGCCTTGGCCAGCTGTGGTTTGCGCAGGGCCAGATCCAGACTGGTGGTTTCGAGATCATCGGTTAAGGCCGTGATCAGATTCCACTCCTGCCGAGCCACCTCCTGACTGCCCTCTTCCAGACGCAGATCCGCCTCGGCCAACGCCAGGGCGTCATCCGCCCGCCGCAACTCCAGATCATAATCAATCCGGTCCAGACGCAACAACACTTCCCCCTCCCGGATCACTCCGCCGGGAATAAAATCGGGATGGAGGTAGACCACGCGGCCGGGGACCCGGGCCTTGAGACTGATCTCCCGCGCCGGGACCACGCGGCCATGGGCTTCGATGGTAACCGTTTGCGAGGTCGGCGTAACGGCCATGACTTCCACCATGGTTTCCATCTTCGCCGGCGCCTGACGCCTCACCTGCGGTCGGGTCAGCAACAGATAACGACTGAGGACAAAGGCCGCCGTCAAAAACAGCAGCACCAGGGCCAGGGCCAGCAGACGCATGGCCCGGGAACGTTTCGGCATGGCTGTATCCGCCGCCATTTTCTGTAAGATCTCGGACATCTTTTCCACTCTTCAAAAAAAAATTCATTACTAAAGTTGACTATTCAGCCAACCCGAATATTCTCGGTTAAACACGAGTTCATAAGCACGTGGCTGAATCGTTATAAAAAGGATTACTTCGCCGGCCGGCTGGAGTTTCCGACGGTCTCGACCGTGGGTCCGACCGCCACCCTCTGCAACCAGGCTCCACCCAAAGCCCGGTGCAGCCCCACCCGGGCCACCAGCAAACGTTTCTCTTCACTGATAATATCGTGCTCTAATTGCAACGAAGTCAGCTCTTCATTAAGGACATTGATAAAATCACTGCTGCCGTTGAGATAGCGCCGCCGGGCTTCACGCAGGGTCTGACGCGAAAGTTCCAGCTGACGGCGCAATGACGCCAGAATCGCGGCCGCTTCCGCTTCGCGCACCAAAGCGTCCTCAACCTCATGCACAGCCTTGATCACAATTTGCCGATAGGCGGCCAGCCGTTCGTCCGCCAGCGCCCGAATCCGGCCGATCTCGGCCCGACGCCGGCCGCCGTCCAGCAGGGGCGCGCTCAGACTGCCGGCCAGATTGGCAATCCAGTTGTCAAAAAGATCTGCCGGAGCCTCGGCAAAATAGCGACCCGAAGAGGTCAGACGCAGCGCCGGCAGCCGCTCGGCCCGGGCCGCGACCAGCTCCCAGTCCGTGGATTTCAGGCGCAAGCCGGCGGCGCGAACATCGGGCCGGGCGGCCAGCAGGTCGGCCGGCAGGCCAAGGGCCGGCAGAGAGTCGATCCGGGGAAAATCTCGGGCGCCCACCAACGCTTCCTCAAGCCGCTCACGCCCGGCCAACAGCGCCAGGCCCCGCCGCAGCACGAACTGATTCTTACGGGTTGGAATCAGGGCGGCCTCCAGTTTTTCGACAATTTGCCGCTGCTGATAAATATCCAGCGCCGTGGCCCGGGCCAGAGGAAAACGCAGGGTTATAAGTTGCAGCAGTTGTCGCTGCAACTCCAACTGCCTTTCGAACAGGTCCTCATGACAACGATTTTCAATCAGTTCGAGCCAGATTTCCGTCAGCTCGCAGCTGACCCCCAGAACCGCCGTCTGCAGATCGGCTCGCGAAGCCTGAAAATTTTCCTTTTCGCTTTCCTTGAGGGCTCGCACCCGACCCCAGAGATCGATCTCATAGGACAGACTCAAACCCATACTCCACTCATCTTCAGAAACCGCCGGGCTGCCTTGGCGGTCGATTTTTTGCCGGTCTCCGGTAGCGGTCTGCAGGATTTCGGGGAATTGATAGGCGCCGGCCTTCAGAGCCGTATAGCGCGCCTGTTCAAGACGGGCTTGAGCCTGAACGATCGTAAAATCAGATTGCAGGGCGAGCGTGACCAGAGAGTCGAGTTCCGGACTGTTAAATGAGTGCCACCAAGGTGTCGACGATGGTTCGGCATCGCTGTAAAGAGAAAACCCGGACGGCAGCGCGACCGCCGCCGCGCCCCGAACTTCCGGCTGCGGCCGCAGAACACAACCGGAAAACAACGCCAGGAAAGCAAACCCCAACCCCAATCTCGTCAGCTGATGCGACATGAGTTAACCTTCAAATCATTCCCGGCAACAAAAATTGATGCCGGCCAGGGAAAAATCGGTGATGTGCCGGGCGAAGCGCTCGGCGTCGACAAACCGGATCGGATTTTTTTGCAGATGATAGCGACGCCCTTTTTCGTTATAGCTTAAAAACAAGCACTGACTCATAACACTGAACAGCAGGCGAAAAAGTAAATTTTCATTCAGTTCCCGGCCGCAGACATCCCGAATCAAGGCTTTGACAAGCCCTTGATGCCGCAAGATCTCACCGGCGACCAGAGCGCAGCCGGCCCCGCTCGGTTCAACCATTTCCTTGGCCACCAGACCATAAAAATTACCTGCGGTTTCCTCACTCAGGATCCGCCGCAACAAGGCCAGGACAAAATCGTAAAACCGTTTCTCCGGCCTGTCCCTGAAGTCGAGCTTGAAGGGATAGAGGGCTTCCGCCTGTTCCCCGGTGAACTTCAGAACCGCCAGATAAAGTGCTTCCTTGGAGCGAAAATGATAATTCACGGAAGCAATGTTGGCTTCGGCGTGGTCACAGATTTCGGCCACCGAGGTATTGGCGTAGCCTTTTTCGGAAAAAATGATCGCGGCGCTCTCGAGAAGACGCTGCCGGGTGCCCTTTTTTTTTCGCTTGACCGTCATCAATAAAACCTTCCGCGAGAAACCCCGCCGGTAATTATGCAATCAACCCGAAAAGCCGGGAACACGCGCCCCGACTTCCCGCAGAAATCAGGGCGGCTCCTTTGATTCTCCGGGTTTTCGCGGCGCAATCCATACCGAAAGCAACGAGGATAAAGAGTTGGCCCCGGCAAATCCTCGCTAAAGCGCAAAAAAAAAACCTCAGCCGCCGCAAAGAATACAAACGGATACTTTAAACATCCATTTAAATTTGTCAAGAAAAAAACAGGGCGAATCATCTCAATTTCATTCCGACCCTGAAAAAACCATTTCGACAAGATTGTCGAAACCTGACCCTGATTGTCGCACTGCAATTTTATAACAAGTAAAAAAACATGAACAATCAAATAGTTACAACACGCGATAGGGTTGGCACACTCTTCGCTAATACTCATAACCAAACCAGCAAACCGCAGCCTGAAGGATCCGGTCCGACCGGAAAACAAAAAAGTTTCAGGCGCGGTTGTCCGGCCGGACCTGTTTTTTAAGCCTCGGCAAAACTGCGGGGGAAATAGTCACCACCGCAAACGAACGTAAACCCTTAAATAGACAAATGGAGAAAACCATGCAAAAAACTCTGGTAAGTATCACCCTGGCTCTGATTTTCGCTCTTTTCTGCAGTTCCGCCCTGTGGGCCGGCAACGGCAAAGGCATGCGGGACGGATCAATGCTTGAGATTGATCTGGACAGCGCCGTAAACATTGCGGGAACCGTCAGCGCCTCCGGCATCGCCGGCGCCGGCCTGACCATCGATACCGGCGCCGGTGAATTCGTCACCGTCTACGGTCTCGGTTCCCAGGCTTTCTGGAATTCCCTGGGTGTGGTCAAGCCTCAGGTCGGTGAAGAGATCGAGCTTGATGCGGTTGAAGTGACCTTCAGCGACACTTCGACCCGTTTGATCGCCATCAGCCTGACCATGGCTGACGGCACGATCATCACCCTGCGCACAGCCGAAGGACCGGTCTGGAGAGGCGGCCGGCAAGCCGGCGGCTCCTGTGTCAATGGGGGAACCTGCGTCAAGGGTGGAACCTGTCCCCTGGGCCAGAAGTAAAACCTTTCAGTCCAAAACCCTATAACCGTTCGCTCTTCCGGGGACAGGATCTGATTTTCGTCGAGGAATCAGGATCGTGTCCCCGGAAGATTCCAATAAGGGTACCAGCCCCGCAACCCAAGCGTTCTTTACGACCCGCACCTGACGGCACGTCTGCTGGTCGCAAACAAGTACTCCCATCAGTTCACTTTCTGATTCTTTCAAACCCAAAATGAACTGCGCGGTACGGTAAAGGCGACATTAATTTTTTAATTGCATCGGCGCGACAAATAACCTAAAGTTGAAACCAATCAAACCCGTCAGCCACGACTGAAAAAAGCCGGCTCGCGCCGACAAACACCAGCAAGGCCGGACCATGCCGCTGAAAAACCGGGCCCGCGGAGCCGGGCCCGGCAACCCAAAAGATGCCGGGCCGCGTCCGCCGACAAGGATTTCCACCCAAACCTTTTCTGGTGTAAAAGCATGAAAAGGTTCTATGAAGGCCTGAAAAGATGGCGAAGCCCGCTGCTTTTGGTCGCGATCAGCCTTTTCACGTTCGCTGAGGCCGCTGCGTTCAATCTTGAGACCGGAATCAGTTGCGGCTATGACGATAACCTTCTGCTGACCAAAGGCGGCCCGGGTGCCTTTTTCAACCAGGCGGAAATTGATTTTCGGTGGAATCGGTCCTTAAGCGGAGCCACGACGCTCACCCTCTCTGCCTTTGCCGATTATTGTGATTATCATGGAGAAGATGACCGCTACCAGCTCGGTCTGGGCCTGGAGAGCGCGAGCCGACTGCAAGCCCTGCCCTTGTCCCTGGAATTTTTCAGCCTGGTCAACAACCGGCGTAACCCGCTGATTCCGGACAACGACTTTGACGCTCTGAACCTTGGCGGCCGCCTGGTCTGGCCTTTCGACTTACGCCTTGATCTGATCTTCGCCTGTGAACTGAGCTGGGAGAAATATTGCGCCGATTATGTTACCGACGGTTTCCACCGAAAGTTGAGTCTCGGCTCAGGACCGACTGCAAACCAAACCCGGCAAGCTCGCGGCGATCTTTCCCCGGGCCGGGGCGAGCCCGGAAGCTCCCGCCATAATAACGGCGAACGCAGTGACCGCCTGACCACGATCAGGTTTGAATCGGCTTACGCCGTCAACCCCTATCTGGAACTCGGGGGCGGGATTTTCTACCAGCAGCGTCACTCTTCGATTGACCTGGAAAGCCGGACGACCTCGGGGCTGAATCTGAGTCTGGACCGGCGGATTACGCCGACACTTTCACTGAACGCTGCGGGCGGGGGCGAACGCTCGTCTTACAAATATGACTATCAGCAAAAGGAGCGCCGCGAAAAAAACTATTTTTTCACTCTCGGCGCCGCCTGGCGGCAAGGTCCTTGGACGATTTCCGGCAGCTGGAGTCGGCTGCAAAGAAACTCTGATCTGGAAGAAGATAATTTTCGGGCAAATCAATGGCAAGGTCGCTTAAGCTACTCATTCTAGTCTTCTGGGGCGTTTGCTGCCTGATTTTTGGCGGCCGGCCTGGCCTGGCCCAAACCTGGGAGCTGACCCGCGGCCGAGTCCTCAGCCTGGTGGAAACTGAAACTCCGCCGATCGTTCACCTGAAAATCGCCCTGAATGCCGGCTCCGGCGTTTCAACCGCGCCGACCGGTCCCGACCGAAAGTCTACAGATTCAGGACTCATCGAGCTTGATATCCCCGCCGGTGAACTGCCCGCAAACCTCAAACCCGGGGATGATATTCGCATCTGGGAAAAAGCCGACCCCAACGGCCGCATCCTTCGCCTTTCCAGGGCTTGCCATCATGACGCAACCGGCGTCCGCTCCCGGCTCGGCGGCAAGGGACGGATTCGCGGCGGCCGCGGCCACGGCGGCAAAGGCGGAGGCCGCTGAAATAAGAACCGCCCGGCGCCGGCCCCTTGATCCAGGGAAAACCTGAAATGAAAAAAAAATCGCCCTCGAATTCAGCCCCAAGCGGTCCGCCTCTCTGGCTGATCAACCTCGCCCTTTTCGGCATTCTGATTCTTGTCGTGCTGCTTTATTTTTTTCGTCAGGCGGAGAATGAACGCCGTTCTTTTAACCGGCATTCCCAGGAACATGCACAACTTCTGGCCCGCGTTATTCAACTCAACGCGGACAATGCCGTCGCCGCCGCCGCCGCCATCCGCGAAGCGGCCCACACCTTTTTGTTCAACTCGGCCCGGTTCGTGGATTA
Encoded here:
- a CDS encoding efflux transporter outer membrane subunit encodes the protein MSHQLTRLGLGFAFLALFSGCVLRPQPEVRGAAAVALPSGFSLYSDAEPSSTPWWHSFNSPELDSLVTLALQSDFTIVQAQARLEQARYTALKAGAYQFPEILQTATGDRQKIDRQGSPAVSEDEWSMGLSLSYEIDLWGRVRALKESEKENFQASRADLQTAVLGVSCELTEIWLELIENRCHEDLFERQLELQRQLLQLITLRFPLARATALDIYQQRQIVEKLEAALIPTRKNQFVLRRGLALLAGRERLEEALVGARDFPRIDSLPALGLPADLLAARPDVRAAGLRLKSTDWELVAARAERLPALRLTSSGRYFAEAPADLFDNWIANLAGSLSAPLLDGGRRRAEIGRIRALADERLAAYRQIVIKAVHEVEDALVREAEAAAILASLRRQLELSRQTLREARRRYLNGSSDFINVLNEELTSLQLEHDIISEEKRLLVARVGLHRALGGAWLQRVAVGPTVETVGNSSRPAK
- a CDS encoding efflux RND transporter periplasmic adaptor subunit encodes the protein MSEILQKMAADTAMPKRSRAMRLLALALVLLFLTAAFVLSRYLLLTRPQVRRQAPAKMETMVEVMAVTPTSQTVTIEAHGRVVPAREISLKARVPGRVVYLHPDFIPGGVIREGEVLLRLDRIDYDLELRRADDALALAEADLRLEEGSQEVARQEWNLITALTDDLETTSLDLALRKPQLAKAEAQVKSARTLRERARVDLDRTVIRAPFDLVVREESIDLGSEILTSTPIATLAAIDLFWAEISVPVAKLAWFELPSQDRKGALVELYGREPLPYSGRIVALAPDLDKDGLMARLLIAVDDPLGLKNGRSPLLLGSFVRAVIKGATLDRVYRLPRSVLSENDILMLADSEDKLRFQPVEIVWRGLREVFVGSGLQPEDRVIISKLAAPLDGMPLKVRPPRTATDDHEAGKVKEAGAAHDSTEKP
- a CDS encoding autotransporter domain-containing protein, producing MKRFYEGLKRWRSPLLLVAISLFTFAEAAAFNLETGISCGYDDNLLLTKGGPGAFFNQAEIDFRWNRSLSGATTLTLSAFADYCDYHGEDDRYQLGLGLESASRLQALPLSLEFFSLVNNRRNPLIPDNDFDALNLGGRLVWPFDLRLDLIFACELSWEKYCADYVTDGFHRKLSLGSGPTANQTRQARGDLSPGRGEPGSSRHNNGERSDRLTTIRFESAYAVNPYLELGGGIFYQQRHSSIDLESRTTSGLNLSLDRRITPTLSLNAAGGGERSSYKYDYQQKERREKNYFFTLGAAWRQGPWTISGSWSRLQRNSDLEEDNFRANQWQGRLSYSF
- a CDS encoding TetR/AcrR family transcriptional regulator, coding for MTVKRKKKGTRQRLLESAAIIFSEKGYANTSVAEICDHAEANIASVNYHFRSKEALYLAVLKFTGEQAEALYPFKLDFRDRPEKRFYDFVLALLRRILSEETAGNFYGLVAKEMVEPSGAGCALVAGEILRHQGLVKALIRDVCGRELNENLLFRLLFSVMSQCLFLSYNEKGRRYHLQKNPIRFVDAERFARHITDFSLAGINFCCRE